The DNA sequence AAAGAAATGGAGTGCAGAGAGCCCAAATCTTTACGATATGTTATTGGTATTGACCGACAGTAAAGGCAATACCACAGAGATAATTTCGAAGAAAATAGGTTTTAGAACTTCTGAGATTAAGAATGGTCAGTTTATGATCAACGGAAAGTATGTGTTGGTAAAAGGGGTAAACAGACATGAGCACGATCCGGTAGAAGGTCATGTAATTAAGATAGAAGACATGATCAAAGACATTAAACTCATGAAGGAGTTCAACGTGAATGCAGTTCGTTCTAGCCACTACCCGAACCACCCGAAATGGTATGAGCTATGCGACATGTATGGTTTATATGTGATTGATGAAGTAAACATAGAAGCACACGGGCTTAATACTCCTTGGAAAGGTGATTATGGTTACAGATTCAACACAGTTACGTCTAATGCTCATGAGTGGAAAAATGCGCATGTAGACAGAACAACTAGAATGTTCGAAAGAGACAAAAACCATCCTTCAATTGTAATTTGGTCTTTAGGTAATGAGGCAGGCTTTGGAGAGAATTTTAAAACCACTTATAATTTATTAAAAACCATAGATGGCACTCGTCCAGTGCAGTATGAGCAAGCTTGGGTAGATCCGTTTACTGATATTGTTACTCCGATGTATCATACAGTGGCTGATTTAGAAAAGTATGTTGCCAGAAAAGATGGTCGCCCTTTGATTATGTGTGAGTATTCTCACGCAATGGGTAATAGCAATGGTAACTTAGTAGACTATTGGGAAACCATTGAGAAACACCCTGAACTACAAGGTGGTTTTATCTGGGATTGGGTAGACCAAGGTATGTTAAAAACTACACCTTCTGGCGAAAAATTCTGGGCTTATGGTGGAGACTTTGGTCCAGTAGATGTGCCGAGCGATGGAGACTTTTGCCATAATGGAATAGTATTTCCAGACAGAACGCCTAAGCCAGCACTTTGGGAGTTAAAGAAAGTTTATCAGTACATCAAATTCAAACCTGAAAATTTAGAAGCAGGTAAATTCAAAATTGAAAACCATTATTACTTTACTAATCTGGATACTTTCGATTTTAAATGGGAAGTAATGGCAGATGGCAAAGTTGTAAAAGAAGGTTCAATTAAGTTATATAAAACAGTGAAGCCGGGTGAATCTGTAGAGGTAAGCATTCCACTCGCTCAAGTAGAAGCTACTCCGGGTACTGAGTATTTCATCAACTTTACAGCAAGCAGAAAAGAAGCATCATTGGCTCTTGCAAAAAATCATGTAGTAGCAACTGAGCAATTAGTATTGCCTATTTACGAGCCGGCTGTACCGCAAGAATTACCAGCAGGTTTAACGCTTTCATTAGAAGAAACTCCTGAGAAATATTTCATTCTGGGTAAGACATTTTCTGCGGTTGTGAATAAGAAAACAGGTTTGATCACAGAATACAACTTCGATAGCAAATCTCTATTAAGAAGACCATTAGCGCCAGATTTTTGGAGAACACCAACCTCAAACGATACTGGTAACAAAATGGGAGAGAGACTAGCTATTTGGAGAAATACCGAAGAGCACAGAAAGTTGAGTGATATTAAAGTTGAGAAAATTAGCGATCAGCAATTGCAGCTAATTACCAGTTCAAGCTACGATAATGGTATAGGTCAATTAAACCTCACTTATACATTTTTTGCCAATGGCGATATCAAGGTAGATTACAATTTCTTAAAGGGAAATGTAGAAGGTGAAATTCCAAGAATTGGGATGCAACTAGCAGCTCCGGCTGATTTAGAGAATTTTGTATGGATGGGTAGAGGTCCTCAAGAATCTTACTGGGATAGAAAATCTGGTATTAAAGTAGGTTTGTATTCTGGGAAAGTTATGGATCAATATACTCCGTATATGACTCCGCAAGAAAGTGGAAACAAAACGGATGTGAGATGGGCTGCACTTAGAAATAATGCAGGCAAAGGTTTAATGATTGCCGGTGGAATTGCAGGTAATCAGTCTGAAAGTCAAAGTGGTAATCAGCCACTTGAAATGGGTGTTTTCCCATTTGATCACAAACAATTGGAAGGTATGAAACATCCTTATGAAATTAAAGCGATGGATTTTGTACAATTGAGAATAGATTTGAGACAAATGGGTGTTGGAGGCGATAATAGCTGGGGAAATCATACAATGGATAAGTATAAATTATTCGATAAAGAGTATACCTACAGCTTTACATTAAGTCCTCTTGGTGTAGATGAAAATAATCTGCCCGAAAAAGGCAAAAAGACAAATAACCTAACTCAACAGACAGAAAAATAATGAAAACTAAATATACAGCATGGCTTTTTTTAGCCATGTTTTTCACCATATTATCAGGATGCGATAAACAAGAAACAGCTGAAGTAAAAACCACAGAAGGAGCTTATCAGATTAAGCTTTCAGATACAAAACAAGTAATTAAAAACTTTGGTGCTTCAGACGCATGGGCTTGCCAGTTTGTAGGAAAAAACTGGCCAATGGAAAAGCGAAACAAGATAGCCGATTTGCTATTCAGTACTGAGTTTGATGAAAATGGCAACCCACTCGGAATAGGTCTTTCATTATGGAGATTTAATATTGGTGCAGGTTCGGCAGAGCAAGGAGATGATAGCGATATTAAAGATGAGTGGAGAAGAGCAGAATCATTCTTAAATGAAAACGGCACTTTTAACTGGGAGAAGCAAGAAGGCCAACGTTGGTTTTTAGATGCAGCTCAAAAGCATGGTGTAGATCAATTTGTAGCTTTTGTCAATTCTCCTCCAGTGTATTATACCAATAATGGTAAAGCTTATTCAGCACCAGATAATAAAGCCAACTTAAAAGAAGAACACATTGGCGATTTTGCTGAGTTTATGGTTGATGTGCTGGCTCATTTTAAATCTCAGGGAATCGATTTTGATTACATCAGTCCAGTAAACGAACCACAATGGAACTGGGATGATGCTGGTCAAGAAGGTTCTTCTTACAGAAATACGGAGATTTACAAAGTGGTAAAAGAACTAGATCAATCTATCACAGACAAGGGTTTAGAAACTAAGATCGAAATTCCAGAAGCAGGTAAAATCAACTATCTCTACGAGTCAGCAGATAAACCAGAGAGAGGCAAGCAAATCCAAGATTTCTTTAGTACTTCAAGCGAATTGTATTTGGGAGATTTAACCCATGTAGCAAAAAAAGTAGCAGCACACAGTTATTTTACAACTTTTCCAGAAGACCAAATGATTGAGATTAGAAAATCTTTGGTAGAAACCATTCAAGCAACTGATCCCGAATTAGAATATTGGATGAGTGAGTATTGTGTGTTAGAAGATAACAATATTATAAAAGGTGGTGGCAGAGTATTAACTATGGACCCAGCCATTTACATTGCAAAAGTGATGCATTACGACCTTACTGTTTCTAATGCAAATGCTTGGCATTGGTGGTTAGCTGTAAGTCCATATGACTATAAAGATGGCTTGGTATACATTGAAAACAGTCAAGATGATGGCGGAGTTTACGATTCTAAAATGTTGTGGGCAATGGGTAACTATAGCCGATTTATTAGACCGGGTATGCAAAGAGTAGCGGTAGATACTTCAACAACAACTGCAAATGATGATATTTTAATTTCAGCTTATACAGATCAGGATAAAGTGGTGGTGGTAATTATCAATTCTAGTTACGATGACCAAACCATTGAACTAGACATTGATAAAGAAATACCAAAAGGTTATAATATGTATATGACCAATCCCGAAAATAATCTAGGGTTTATGGGAGAAGTTGATGCAAGCAGTGCAGTAACTCTTTCTGCGAGATCAGTAATTACACTCGTATCTCAGGATTAATTTTTTAAGCACTTTCTTTATATTTTTGGTGCAAACGTAAATTATTAACCACAGTACATTAAGCAATTTTTAGTAAAAGGAAATTGCTTAATGTACTACTATTCTGTAAAAATGATCAAATTAAAAAAGAACTTACAAATCGGAGTTGCACTTGGCTGTTTATTATTCGGAATTTGGAGCTGCGATAAAA is a window from the Chondrinema litorale genome containing:
- a CDS encoding glycoside hydrolase, encoding MKTKYTAWLFLAMFFTILSGCDKQETAEVKTTEGAYQIKLSDTKQVIKNFGASDAWACQFVGKNWPMEKRNKIADLLFSTEFDENGNPLGIGLSLWRFNIGAGSAEQGDDSDIKDEWRRAESFLNENGTFNWEKQEGQRWFLDAAQKHGVDQFVAFVNSPPVYYTNNGKAYSAPDNKANLKEEHIGDFAEFMVDVLAHFKSQGIDFDYISPVNEPQWNWDDAGQEGSSYRNTEIYKVVKELDQSITDKGLETKIEIPEAGKINYLYESADKPERGKQIQDFFSTSSELYLGDLTHVAKKVAAHSYFTTFPEDQMIEIRKSLVETIQATDPELEYWMSEYCVLEDNNIIKGGGRVLTMDPAIYIAKVMHYDLTVSNANAWHWWLAVSPYDYKDGLVYIENSQDDGGVYDSKMLWAMGNYSRFIRPGMQRVAVDTSTTTANDDILISAYTDQDKVVVVIINSSYDDQTIELDIDKEIPKGYNMYMTNPENNLGFMGEVDASSAVTLSARSVITLVSQD
- a CDS encoding glycoside hydrolase family 2 TIM barrel-domain containing protein, which codes for MMKTLIHQGKQNLVRLHTKTHFVVIFLFAIITSHHTFSQQVPEWQNPTVVSTNTEEPHTTLMPFKDEASALSYDFAKSPNYKSLNGNWKFNWSYNPSLRPVAFYKKDFDDAKWGEMVVPGDWQMHGYGVPIYANVNYPFKSDIPNIQKEYNPVGSYRTTFTVPAGWEEKDIIMHFGAVNSAFYVWINGEKVGYSEDSKTPVEFHINKYLQEGENLLAVEVYRWCDGSYLESQDFWRLSGIERDVYLYNREKMRIADYFVKAGLDEAYTNGTFDLTVSLKNTARKSFNGKVDVKIKESGKSGQEIVYTKEVSLKGRSSADIKFNEMIEAPKKWSAESPNLYDMLLVLTDSKGNTTEIISKKIGFRTSEIKNGQFMINGKYVLVKGVNRHEHDPVEGHVIKIEDMIKDIKLMKEFNVNAVRSSHYPNHPKWYELCDMYGLYVIDEVNIEAHGLNTPWKGDYGYRFNTVTSNAHEWKNAHVDRTTRMFERDKNHPSIVIWSLGNEAGFGENFKTTYNLLKTIDGTRPVQYEQAWVDPFTDIVTPMYHTVADLEKYVARKDGRPLIMCEYSHAMGNSNGNLVDYWETIEKHPELQGGFIWDWVDQGMLKTTPSGEKFWAYGGDFGPVDVPSDGDFCHNGIVFPDRTPKPALWELKKVYQYIKFKPENLEAGKFKIENHYYFTNLDTFDFKWEVMADGKVVKEGSIKLYKTVKPGESVEVSIPLAQVEATPGTEYFINFTASRKEASLALAKNHVVATEQLVLPIYEPAVPQELPAGLTLSLEETPEKYFILGKTFSAVVNKKTGLITEYNFDSKSLLRRPLAPDFWRTPTSNDTGNKMGERLAIWRNTEEHRKLSDIKVEKISDQQLQLITSSSYDNGIGQLNLTYTFFANGDIKVDYNFLKGNVEGEIPRIGMQLAAPADLENFVWMGRGPQESYWDRKSGIKVGLYSGKVMDQYTPYMTPQESGNKTDVRWAALRNNAGKGLMIAGGIAGNQSESQSGNQPLEMGVFPFDHKQLEGMKHPYEIKAMDFVQLRIDLRQMGVGGDNSWGNHTMDKYKLFDKEYTYSFTLSPLGVDENNLPEKGKKTNNLTQQTEK